The following is a genomic window from Mercenaria mercenaria strain notata unplaced genomic scaffold, MADL_Memer_1 contig_843, whole genome shotgun sequence.
AAATTCCACGGAACCAGCTACAGCTATGCGAATACCAACGCGACCAGCAAGACATCCAGACTATATAGATTACAGTAAAAGACTTAGATCCTACGCCAGATGGACGCGTTCAACTCCAGGTCCAATCTGCCTTTGTGATGCCGGTTTTTTCTTTACCGGTAtgtttaatatttacaaataagcatTTAATGATACATTAATTTAAGAAGCATTTAGAAGCACTTTGTATTCCAGGAACGTATAGATCATAGCCGTTTCCTCTTTTGGTTTTTTAAATGCCTTCCGATTTTCTGTCTGTGTTATTCCGGTATTAATATGACTGACTCGTTacaataatattacatttgtttgaTAGAGAATGTATATGCTTTAATATTACCATTTCGTTTTTAGATCAAGGTGATTTGGTACGTTGTTTCCAGTGTGGTATTGGTCTTAAAGATTTCTCCGAAGGAGATGATCCTCTACTAGAACATGTACGATATTCAGGAGATTGCCTGTACCTCCTCGAACATCTGGGAACTGTAAGATTGTCTGCAATAAAGGTAGAATATTACATTCTTATAAGCATTGCGCATATCAGGCTTATTTGGTATTTGTAAGGCACTCATAAATTACTCTCTGCAGTGAAGATATAGCGTTCATAGGGAATTGATACTTAGTATCTAGGAGTAAGGTCTAAAACTACTGTTTACTGACTTTGACAATGAAAAAGCAAATTTGTGTCAGTCTTGTTTGCTATAAATATAATGAACGAGTTACTTCAAATTACCGTTACTATACCTATCAATAACACTAGGTATGAGAAATTATGCCTTTTGTCATGGCTGTATTTATAACCCCTCCTTCAAGTACATTATCTTCAGGTCAAGTGTCAGTCAGAGCAGGCAGAAGTTACTGAACAGCAACGTAAGTGGTTTACATTTGTCCAGTAATTGTGACACTGTATTATTTTATATAGGGATTGCAGGTCATTTATcgataaaaaaaatcctttttgtaTTATCTTGATGAGGAACtcaaaataataatgtttgttGTTCTATGTATTATGAATATAACGAAATTCGCATACGAAACGAAAGATTTAATAAATTTGAGGGCTATTTAAGTGGAAACATTTATTGTTATGgttttaaatattcatataattGGTAAAAACGCTAAGGCAAAACTCCAACAGGAAAAGCTACGTTCAAAGACTGCGCCGAGAAAATCAATGATTTCCGCTGATTCGAATCTAACAACCCGTAGATATCATACTTGTTTGCAAGTGGCACGCAAACCTATTTCTCAAGAGCAATGTAGAGAATATAGAGTTAATAGAACAACTTCTTTTACATACAGGTTCAAATGAGCAGTGTCGACATCCTCAGTATCAGACCTATGCAGCCCGCCTTTCATCCTTTAGCGGATGGCCGAATTATCTGCATCAAACTCCTGAAGAGTTAGCTGAGGCTGGGCTGTATTATACGGGTAATTAATTTCGTTTCTTTTTAACGATTATAAAATAGTTACACTTTAGAATTTTTGTTATATcttgcaaaaatgtttaaaaatttatttcttatagGTTCTCATTATATAAATAACTGTTGAAAGTAAAATCATTTGATGA
Proteins encoded in this region:
- the LOC128554892 gene encoding uncharacterized protein LOC128554892 isoform X2 — its product is MHVFKCHGMANNFVRNEYPQQVSTGQASQDRIEIAFSNGASFSSFSAVDGYLLNSEQNFVRNGILDVTGQRQLTCENSTEPATAMRIPTRPARHPDYIDYSKRLRSYARWTRSTPGPICLCDAGFFFTDQGDLVRCFQCGIGLKDFSEGDDPLLEHVRYSGDCLYLLEHLGTVRLSAIKVQMSSVDILSIRPMQPAFHPLADGRIICIKLLKS
- the LOC128554892 gene encoding baculoviral IAP repeat-containing protein 7-B-like isoform X1 gives rise to the protein MHVFKCHGMANNFVRNEYPQQVSTGQASQDRIEIAFSNGASFSSFSAVDGYLLNSEQNFVRNGILDVTGQRQLTCENSTEPATAMRIPTRPARHPDYIDYSKRLRSYARWTRSTPGPICLCDAGFFFTDQGDLVRCFQCGIGLKDFSEGDDPLLEHVRYSGDCLYLLEHLGTVRLSAIKVKCQSEQAEVTEQQRSNEQCRHPQYQTYAARLSSFSGWPNYLHQTPEELAEAGLYYTGFEDHVRCFMCDGGLRGWDTDDDPWTEHCR